The genomic region GCGTCCTCTCCCCTGTCCTGCGATTCTGGAGAGCCCGCCCGGCCGGAGACCCCCTTCACTCCCAGCCTCTCTGCCCTCGCCTCTCCTGAGGCCCATCATTCTGCCCCGCAGGCCTCCCTTCCTGGTCAGTCCCTTTTCCTCACCCCTGGGCTCGACGTGTGACACCCAGTGTTTATCCGTCACGAGTCCGTCTCTTTGGAAAATGTGCTCTTTTGATAGGTGGGCGTTTCATTTACTCATCATTTTTGTAGATACGTGGACGAGGGGGATCAGAAGAAGCAGTGACTGAGAGTGAAAGGCAAAGTCAGAAGTGGAAAACAATGAGAGAACCGACGGGGTCGCCCAGGATGGCTGAGGCAATTGCAAAGGGATGCTAAAATGAAATAGAGTTAGCCCTTAAAGTAGCGGGTGGGTGAAAGAATAATGGACAAAGGCGTGggatctccaggagttggagacAAGGAGACAGGGGCCCTGCGTCTGCAGTAGGAGGGCTGACAGGGGTGATCCTAGGAGAGAAACAAGGAATAGGTTTTGactagaagagaagagaaggaagtaaGCCTAGACACCTGGAGTGCCCCAGAGTGGGAGTGTaacagggagagaaggggtgTGACAAGAAGGTAGAGAGGGAGCAGAGTTGGacaaagagacagatgtatagatATTTAGGACAATTAGAAGGGTGGGCGTGGGGAGAAGAGCAGCAAGAGGAGAAACAAGTTGCAGAGTGGGGCAGGACAGGTGTGAGGGAAGAAATAGGAGGGCAGAAACAGCATCCCACCCGAGGCAGTGGACACCAAAGGACTGTTCCACACAGTGAGGTCTTCCTGTTTTTGTGGTTGTGGCAAACGAAGGGGGGGATGTTGATTCTAAGCCTTAAGCAGCCTGTTTTCCAAACTTGCAAGATCAACTTCTAAAAACTTATATTGTCTGAGGAAGAAgctgggaagaggaggaaaaaaggaaagaaaacaggaatggCTCTTTCTCAGGTAAAATCATATTCTCAGTTGATTCTCAGTCTGTCCTTCCTGAAATCCCTTCTTTGGACTtactagtcatgtctgactctgaagtaTCCTTCCTGACACCCGTACATGCACACTCACCAGGGAACTTCCCTCAGGGCCTGTCGTCTCCACTTGGATCCCATCTCCCCATGACCCAGTGGCCTGGACCTTGTGTGGAGGGCACCATCCTGGGCAGGGCTTCACACCCACAGGCTTGAGAAGGGGTCTCAGTGCTGTTGGGCAGCAGGGATTGCCTCGGGTCCTTCTGGATGTGCAGTCTGCTCTCTGTCAATCAGGATTAAGAAGCTGTGGGTGGAAGTCAGGTATTAACATGCACAGTACCTGGTAAAATCTGGAAGTAGACCTAAAAAGAGAAATTTGTTCTAAAGTAATTGAAGTTAAGTGAGTGAGTCACTGACTTCAAAATCTTGATTGGAAATGGGATGGAAAGTTCAGAATCAGGTATCAGTGATAGAGGGTGTACTATTCCATCATCTGTTTGAATCTGTGACATGAATCTAAATCTCTGAGAGCTggaaattcattttcattgcctTCATTCTTCAGATTTTGTCTTTTCACGGTGTTCATTTTGTGGTTTGGCACAGAGATGTTTTTACTTTTGATGCAGGTGAAGTTTCCTCTTCATTGTTTAACTCAGAGATTCACCATTTGTTATGGCAACTGTCTTTTTTCCACTGGGTTTTCTTAGCATCCTTGTCattagattttaaatatatgcaaatggTTGTTTCTGAACATTCTCTTCTGTTCCCTTGGTGTATAAATCCGTGTTTATGCCAGTACTACACCATCTGGATAATATCGTGATAtggcttgaaattttaaaaagggtgGCCTTCTTCTTGCATCTTTGTACTTATGGAAGAGCATTTTTGCAGTTTGTGGTCCCCTTGAGATTCTTTATGACTTCTGGcaagttttttctatttctgcaaacaTTTCTATTGTAAGTTTCATAATGAATTCATTAAATCTGTGAAACGCTCTGAGTAACTTGGAAATATAGAGTACTGAGATTTCCAGTCTATGACTActagatttatttgtttattttggatttcttttagaaatggttaagtagttttcagtgtatatgtttcacctccttggtgaattattcctaaatatttcacccatttttaatacaatagtaaatgaaattgttatgtgattttcttttaacattgttCATTGTGTATAGAAATGCACCTGATTTGCACGTTGACTTTTGTATCCTGCAAGTTTGCTAAATCTGCTGTTTGATGTGGCAGGGGgtttttttgtgtctgtgtggAATCTACAGTTTATACATAAAAGACCTTGTCTTCTAGGAAAGAAGGtaactttctaatttttcacGTTGGGaagctttgatttctttttcttgtctaattgctctGGTTAGGGGTTTCAGTCCTTTGTTGAACAGTGATGCAGAGTGTGCATCCTTGCCTTCTTCCCAATCtcagaggaaaagttttcagtctttcaccattgagaacAATGTTAGGTGTGCTCTTTTCATACATCATATATTTTAGTTTGAGATACTTgttttggaaacaaaacaaaccccccAAATGGACGGGAATGTATCAAAAGTGAGAACAGAGATGAGATTTCAGGGCAGAGAGGAAAGCACAACATTAATAGTGGTTGGAAACCTCTTGTAATGTACATAGAGATGATAGCTTACGGTGAATaatgtcagattcatgatctccgaagaagaaggtatagctttgggaccagggaccaggcttgatcactcaagagcttttgtgtagcagagttttattcaaGTATGAaatgggacagagaaagcttctgacatagacatcagaagggggatggagaatgCCCCCCCtcgctagtcttagcaagggagctatatactttcttaattagttattacagtaagtcaaaagaatgtctcaaggttgtaaaggtcttatCAGACCCATGCCCAGAATTTACATTTCAAGATGACAGGATTAAtcagaaggttctcaagaaggagaaacatgtcctcaagcaggatacattgttgttatattatcttcagttcagttcagtcgctcagtcgtgtccgactctttgcaaccccatgaatcgcagcatgccaggactccctgtccatcaccaactcccggagttcactcagactcacatccatcgagtcagtgatgccatccagccatctcatcctctgtcgtcccctactcctcctgcccccaatccctcccagcatcagagtcttttccaacgagtcagctcttcacatgaggtggccaaagtactggagtttcagctttagcatcattccttccaaagaaatcccagggctgatctccttcggaatggactggctggatctccttgcagtccaagggactctcaagagtcttctccaacaccacatttcaaaagcatagctaataacattagtggaattaaaagtaaataatttagcCATGAGCTTCCCACACCaaaccagttttttaaaagatcgTCAAGACTGGGGAATGGTCACTTAaagcagaaatctgatttttcatatGGTTCACCAAATGTGTTACATTAAAGGATTTATCAGGTATGAAATTATAGCATTCACTTTGAATTGCAGCACTTGTATCTCCCTGAGATGCTGTAAGGTGTCGAGAGCCTTGGAGTTGTGCAGCATGGCCTTTCTCCTCGTAGAGATCTCAGAATACAATAGGTTAATAGCCTAGttactatcatttaaagcttatgtAAGTTGTCAAGGCTTCAATATGGCAAATTACATCCTCCAGTCTCATtgaaggtacacacacacacaaagaaaataggTGCTACATGGTCATACCAGTAGAATACAGATCTTTTGACCCATTGGGATCATACCAATTGTAGGTTTGGTTGGGGTTACCTctaatttgttaatgtgtatgAACTTAAATTCATGGGAATCCCAGGCTACACCTTTGTATGCATCCCTGTAGATGTCGAGGCCATAAATTAGTGCCACAAATCCACTGAGTTCCACACCAATCACTCTCTCTAAGTGTAATAATAAGCATATTTCATAAACACCTGGTTGTGTCTCATAATATTACTAAGCTGATCatttttagtatgatttaattgttccTAACATACAGGagcttttaaacttaaataaCCATAGCCTTGTGTTAACCATACAGATACATGACATAATTGTCagagttttccttttaatagatgAGAGGTTAATTTTGAGACTTAGCTCATCACTCTGATTTTGAATGACCTTAAGAGAAATTTGAGTTTGAATGACCttaagagaaaacttaaatctatGGCCAACCTCAGAGCAGGTATTATTAACTGGCCAGGTGAGAGGATCCTATCTAGCAATATCATGAATAGACAGAAGAGGACTGAACTCTCATCTAAAATACATTTCCTAGGTGGTATCCAATCAGAGCCCTGGAGAACAGAACTccaccaaggtaacccagaagtaCTAGACACAGATAATTGGCCACAACCCAACAATTggattgagttttaaactagcataGAATTGTACCTATGATAGAAAACATTTGACTGATACGCACAGCTCCAAGGGATcatgaaaacattataaatgatcatacGAGTCAGGTaagcatcttgggcaagctgtctgCTTCTGATGTCGTCGTCCTCTCATCCTAGTGTAGTGCAGTTTCCTCTGTTTGAGCATTGCTTTAAGGTGAGTTTGAGGTCAGCAGACCTCTCTATAGACTAGTCCAGTttaggggcctttggaagtgAGAATTAATCTAAGAGTCAATTTCCCTTCAATTTCACCGTACATGAAGTAGTTAAGAGTACCTATAAAAaggtccttccatccaggtttGAGATAGTTTCTCAAATTAAGTCTTTTTCCAGTCTTGGTTGCAGGTCGTtcatgaggcatctgatcttcatccaaagagagattactgagataagcttcagagaCAAACCTAGAGTGTccttaataatttaattaaaatttacattaatgtaccctaacagcaaagaactatccagGAAATGAGTCTTACTAGATacagacctccattaacaaattgggatttaacattcattgaaacatctttttctccctaaaatcaccatcatttttaccaaatataaccaaattaagactTGCTTGTGATACAGGACTGGTCTCAATAAACTTggcctgatgatttatataaccataattgattatagatttttttgcctttttgagactttctaaaaaaaaaatatttattttttaattgaaggataattgctttacataattttgtagttttctgtcaaacttcaacatgaattgCTGAGATTTGTATAGAGTCTCAAccgaagttttaaaataaatctttcaagCGAGGAAAGTCGAGCCACAGGCTTATCACAGATTTACATGAATTACTCCCATCTCAAGGTTTCCAAAAATTCCTTGACAGTTCTGTACCTGTTAGTGAGATAACCTTCCTAACTTATCTGATAAAGTTTTGGAAACTAAGAGTGTCCAATCTCtgaagggttcagttcagttcagtggctcattcgtgtccgactctttctgacccaaaAAACCGCATCatgccaagcctccttgtccatcaccaactcccagagtccacccaaacccatgtccattgagtcggtgatgccttccaaccatctcatcctctgtagtccccttctcctcctgtcctcaatctttcccaccatcagggtcttttaaaatgagtcagctctccacatcaggtggccaaattattggagtttcagcttcaacatcagtccctccaatgaacacccaggactgatctcctttagaatgggctggttagatctccttgcaggccaagggattctcaagagtcttctccaacaccacagttcaaaagcattaattcttcacctctcagctttcttaatagtccaactctcacatccatacatgactattggaaaaaccatagacttgactagacggacctttgttggcaaagtaatgtctctgcttcttaatattctgtctagattggtcatagctttccttccaagaagcaagcgtcttttaatttcatggctgcagtcagcatccacagtgattttggagcccagaaaaataaagtcagacactgtttccactgtttccccatctctttgccatgaagtgatgggactggattccatgatcttagttttctgaatgttgaactttaagccaactttttccttctcctctttcactttcatcaagaggctctttagttcttcttcactttctgccataagggtggtgtcatctgcatatctgaggttattgatatttctcccagcaatcttgattccagcttgtgctttccagtctagcgtttctcatgatgtactctgcatagaagttaaataagcagggtgacaatatacagccttgacatactccttttcctattcggaagcagtctgttgttccatgtccagttctaactgttgcttccttacctgcatacaggtttctcaagaagcaagtcaggtggtctggtattcccatctctttcagaattttccacagtttactgtgatccacacagtcaaagtctttcgcatagttaataaagcagaaatagatgtttttctggaactctctttctttttcgatgatccagcagatgttggctatttgatctctggttcctctgccttctctaaaaccagcttgaacatctggaagttcccggttcacgtattgctgaagtccggcttggagaattttgagcactactttactagggtgtgagatgagtgcaattgtgccataatTTGaggcttctttggcattacctttctttgggattggaatgaaaatggaccttttccagtcctgtggccactgctgagttttccaaatttgctgacatattgagtgcagcactttcacagcatcatcttttaggatttgaaatagctcaactggaattccatcgcctctaCTAGGTTTGgtcctagtaatgcttcctaaggcccacccgacttcacattccagaatgtctggctctagctgagtgtaagtgatcacacctttgtgattatctgggtcgtgaagatcttttttgtacagttcttttatgtattcttgccacgtcttcttaatatcttctccttctgttaggtccataccatttctgtcctttactgagcccatctttgcatgaaatgttcccttggtacctctaattttcttgaagagatctctagtttttcccattctattgttttcctctatttctttgcactgatcactgaagaagtcttgcttatttctccttgccattctttggaactctgcattcaaattggtatgtctttccttttttcttttgcttttcacttctcttcttttcacagctatttctaaggcctcctcagacagccagtttgcttttttgcacttctttttcttggggatggtcttgattcctgtctcctctacaatgtcacgaacccccGTCTatacttcatcaggcactatgtctgtcagatccagtcccttaaatctatttctcacttctactgtatagtcataagggatttgatttaggtcatacctgaatggtcaagtgattttccctattttattcaatttcagtctgaatttggtaataaggagttcatgatctgatccgtAGTCCACtgccggtcttgtttttgctgactgtatagaacttctccatctttggctgcaaaggatataatcaatctgactttggtgttgaccatcttgtgatgtccatgtgtagactcttctcttgggttgttggaatggggtgtttgctatgaccagtgtgttctcttggcagaagcctttgccctgcttcattctgtattccaaggccaaatttgcctgttactgcaggtgttttttgacttcctacttttgcattctagaaGGGTTCAgatagaaaagataaatgtttcaatttgtgtataaaatataattttcccaaATTGCTGTCATAATTAGTTTCAGGggaaggtttttttccccttacaccTGGAAAACACATATTCTAACCAGCAATTTTTCAGATACAAAGCATAGAAGCTATAAGCATATTCATCAGTCCTTCTGTTAAGCTTTatgaagtcatcaggttttccattagaatCCTTACCCAGTTCAGAAAGTGGTATTTATCCGAAAGTCCTTTCTGTACATCTTCTTGAAGAGCAAGTATTTTTGCAAAACTTGATTAGTGCTATGACAATATTTTGAGATAGTAATTAGAATAATGCCTGACAACATTTTCCCCAAACATATCAGAATTTTAGGAGCACCGTATGGTTTCTacgatatctatattagtaacatttaCCATACAATATAAGCCAAGACTTATTACTCACTTGATAATACTTCCCATGTCATTCTGTATAGAAAACGAGCCTAATTAgtgtaatatctctctttgggatgtttgagggccctctgaagcatcccaaagttacaTAGAAATCAAGTTCTTCATTATAATGACTTAGGAAGTTTtgtcaacaaatatcaaaaaggttTAGAACACTCAGCCACATAGGATTATAGGTCATTGTGAAACAATAGCTTTTCATATAGCTAAAGTAACAATAAAAGATTTCAGAACAGATCACTTAAgagataaagaaatttaaatctgTTATCAAAGGCAGTTCACTATCTGAAGAAAAGGTATCATCTTAACAGATAGAAAAGCTAAATTCAAGTTTTGCAACAGACGGAAAAGCAAAATTCAAAGCTAAATAAGTTCTACTTTATTTAAAAGGcaaacttaattaaatttattttacacttATTTTAAACCATGTACAAAACTCACTTCTCATGGTTCGCTGTTCACAAACCTGATTACTTTCTGTACCCATTTCTTTGTTCTTCCATCCTAAAAAACAACCTGTAAGTCAGGctcacttccttttcccttcacaaAATGCAGTTGCATTCCTCATAGcttctttactgaaaacacacttcGTACCTTCCTTAAGTAACCAAGAATTGactccccctctccccccaccccttcgGTAAGTTGGTCCATTTTTAATCGTGAGTCAAAAGAAGCTGTTTTTGGCCTCCCAAAGTGCCCGTCCCTTTTTATTGAGGTTAACATAGTTCAGAATTTTAAGTAAACAGATGCAGTAACTGGGTAAAGTTGCCCCAGGTCCATCCTCCAGGAACTGCTGTCATtatcagcaatgccatccagtcTTCAAGGGGGATATCAGCCTGGATCTGCTCTGTAATTATTGCAGAGCTCCAATTTGCTTTATCCGTGTCAACAGTTCCCCTCGCTCATGAATATTTACTAGATCAGTGCATCCACCTATGCACTCCTTACGGATGAAGACCCGAGGTACCGTTCTGGCTCCTGTGAGCTGTTGCAAGTAATCTTGTATCTCACTGGTGTCACCGATGGCACCAATGAGATACAAGATTTGGATACGGACAAATTCCAAAAGCCCTTGTTTGAAGGGCAGTTGACTGAGGAGCTCCTGAGTCCTTCTGCAGTAGGGGCAGGTGGGCTTGATGAACACGACCACCTTCCCAGACTGGATCTTGCTGTTCATGAATGCTTGAGCCATGCTGCCTTTCCCAGGAGGGCACCTTAACTGCCAAGAACTGACTttcatattagcattttatagattggtgagcataaataccagtgataatttctaaaacctttgctttcttagaacattttaggatgaCACCAAACAAAAtgagggcaaaatgaggactgtagcccggGAGGCatcatctcagatagctctgagagactgcttcaAAGCGGCAgtggggaaggtcaatatataagattttggtgaatgggaagttcaataccatgaagcagttattttacaaaaggttttttgt from Bubalus bubalis isolate 160015118507 breed Murrah chromosome 18, NDDB_SH_1, whole genome shotgun sequence harbors:
- the LOC112580438 gene encoding glutaredoxin-1-like translates to MAQAFMNSKIQSGKVVVFIKPTCPYCRRTQELLSQLPFKQGLLEFVRIQILYLIGAIGDTSEIQDYLQQLTGARTVPRVFIRKECIGGCTDLVNIHERGELLTRIKQIGALQ